From Pempheris klunzingeri isolate RE-2024b chromosome 18, fPemKlu1.hap1, whole genome shotgun sequence, a single genomic window includes:
- the ptrhd1 gene encoding putative peptidyl-tRNA hydrolase PTRHD1 → MAATGAGCPGRLVQYVVVRSDLVHKLSWPLGAVITQACHAATAAIHLHYGDPDTQQYLAELDSMHKVVLGAPDEAALSSLSENLSQAGVAHKLWIEQPENIPTCLALKPYPKETVQPLLRKFKLFK, encoded by the exons ATGGCGGCCACGGGAGCCGGGTGTCCTGGCCGGTTGGTCCAGTACGTCGTTGTCCGGTCCGACCTGGTTCACAAGCTGTCCTGGCCCCTGGGAGCCGTTATAACTCAGGCCTGTCACGCTGCCACCGCAGCCATTCACCTCCACTACGGAGACCCGGACACGCAGCAGTACCTGGCGGAGCTGGACTCCATGCATAAAGTGGTGCTCGGG gCCCCAGATGAGGCTGCCCTCTCCAGTCTGTCAGAGAATCTATCACAGGCCGGTGTGGCCCACAAGCTTTGGATCGAACAGCCAGAAAACATCCCCACCTGCTTGGCTCTGAAGCCGTACCCAAAAGAGACTGTCCAGCCGCTGCTGCGCAAATTCAAACTCTTCAAATGA